Below is a window of Deltaproteobacteria bacterium DNA.
GGTTCTGAACATTCTTCTGGTCGAAGACGACCGGGTCAACCGGCTGGCCTTGCAGGGACTTCTTGAGCGTCGCGATTGCACGGTGGAGACAGCCGGGGACGGTCGGGAGGCTTTGGATATCCTGAAACGGGGAGGATTCGATCTGGTGCTCATGGATATCGAGCTCCCGGCCATGGACGGGCTGGAGACGACCAGGGAGATCCGGGCCCATGACGGCTCGGCCTTCGATCCCGGGATTCCGGTGGTTGCTTTGACGGCCCACGCCATGACCGGGGACCGGGAGCGGTTTCTGGCCGCGGGCCTGGACGACCACCTGGTCAAGCCCGTGGACATGAACATATTGGACAAACTCCTAGCCGAAATCCGGCAGAGGAAGGAGCAATAGTCGTGGTTCCGAGATCGCTACGCGGGAAGCTGGTGGCACTTGTCGTGGCCGCGGTCTTTCCGGCCCTGGTCATTATTTTTTACTCCGGGTTCGAACGTCAGAACAGGGAGCTCGAGCAGGCCAAGAGCCGTGTCCTACATATTGTTCACGGCCTGGGCGCGGTCCAGGAACGGTTGGCCGCCTCTGTGGAGCAGCTTCTGATTGCCTTGGCCAAAACCCCCATGGTCCGGGAACGGGATCTGCAAGCCTGCACGGGCCTGTTTCGGGGTCTGGCGGAGGGCAACCCCTTCTATCATAATGTCGTGCTGGCCGATAGCGACGGGACCATGCTGGCCGCTTCCCTGCCGTTTTCCGGGGTGAGCATCGCCGACCGCAGCCATTTTCAGGAGGCCGGACAAAACCTGCGATTCACGGCCGGAGAATACGTGGAGGCCAAGATCGATCCCAGGCCGATCTTCGTCTTCACTCTACCTCTTGTCGACGAACACGGAGACTTTGACGGGGTTCTGGCCGCGGCCATGGATCTGCAGGGTTTCGAGCCCCTCTTTTCCCGCGAGCATTTGCCCCCCGGGGCCTTTGCCGGATTGGTGGACCGGGCCGGAAGACGGCTGTTCCGGATACCTGCCGACAATCCCGAGACCTTTCCCCTGGGTGTGCCCATCAGGGGGGAGGTCTGGGACTTTGTCTCGGGGACGACGGAGGAGGTGGCCTTCATCGAACGGATTTCCAACGAGGTTACCCAGATCCTTGCCTGTCATCCACTTTGGCTGCCAGGCGACGAACGGCCCTACATGTACATGGTCGTCGGCATTCCCAAGGCCCAGGTTTTGGCCGAGGGCAAGGCCCTGCTGGTTCGGGACGCGGGCCTCTTGATCCTGGCCGCGTTTCTGGCCCTGATCACGGCCTGGGTCATGGGAACAAGGACCGTGGTTGGTCGGTTCCGGCGGCTGGAGAAAACCGCCGAGGCCCTGAGCCGGGGACGGCTCGATGCCAAGACCGGGCTGGACTATCGCGACGGCGAGCTGGGCCGTTTGGCGGAGGCCTTTGACCGGATGGCAGAGCAACTGGGCGAGAACCTGGCCGAGGAACGGCGGATCAAGAAAGAGCTGATGATC
It encodes the following:
- a CDS encoding hybrid sensor histidine kinase/response regulator; translated protein: MVPRSLRGKLVALVVAAVFPALVIIFYSGFERQNRELEQAKSRVLHIVHGLGAVQERLAASVEQLLIALAKTPMVRERDLQACTGLFRGLAEGNPFYHNVVLADSDGTMLAASLPFSGVSIADRSHFQEAGQNLRFTAGEYVEAKIDPRPIFVFTLPLVDEHGDFDGVLAAAMDLQGFEPLFSREHLPPGAFAGLVDRAGRRLFRIPADNPETFPLGVPIRGEVWDFVSGTTEEVAFIERISNEVTQILACHPLWLPGDERPYMYMVVGIPKAQVLAEGKALLVRDAGLLILAAFLALITAWVMGTRTVVGRFRRLEKTAEALSRGRLDAKTGLDYRDGELGRLAEAFDRMAEQLGENLAEERRIKKELMIERDRAEMANRSKSEFLANMSHEIRTPLNGIMGMMQLLQMSALDGQQKEFVGLAADSVQRLNRLLSDILDLSRVEAGKLDIHRAPFEIRTLEDSVLGLFTITAQDKGLELICVTDPTLPRRLVGDEARIRQVLFNLVGNALKFTDTGRISVEITALPERPSGEIRVLFSVSDTGMGIPEDKIRDIF